A genomic stretch from Nocardia wallacei includes:
- a CDS encoding TerD family protein encodes MTATHSGSTPVPTSLLTVLLSWRSGHAVDAHALLLSDSGQVRSERDAVFFNAPRHPSQAVTLDQQPLPGTARLSVSLPRTASEVTRIVVAGSVEEGELAEVPGLTVSVEDAAGLVARADIAAATGVRAMVLGEFHRHEDRWWFRGGGPGKPGLTELFVVFGVTPGRSLSLQRTTVDDRVGEIFAAPTDPDRPDWHPDPGGDALRWWDGSAWTEETASRRPSDPRACTRCGRRRGWRVLGAPAPCRACAAEIEEYLRGWRVRAWRVLTGTGPRSPDWDELWTALRYRHIPADTGRAALRAPGSAWLERLTAFAEVDGEVTADTVDDFETVAESLRLAGPMVDELRRRLHRGRTLSRLRSGVLPHVRATDLHLDPEERVHVDVAAIRVRQLARGPKTTAGRLICSNKKLRFVGPEAGVELPWSRIVSVTAAGDTVSISATAARGGADFEVDDAELVAAAMEGALRVAKRLALAPGRRDRRSIPPEIKAEVWRRDGGRCGECGATHYLEFDHVIPLSRGGATSAANLQILCRACNRAKGSRI; translated from the coding sequence ATGACAGCCACCCACAGCGGTTCGACGCCGGTACCCACCTCGCTGCTGACCGTGCTGCTCTCCTGGCGGTCGGGGCACGCGGTGGACGCGCATGCCCTGCTGCTGTCGGACAGCGGGCAGGTGCGGTCCGAGCGCGACGCGGTGTTCTTCAACGCGCCCCGGCATCCGTCGCAGGCCGTCACGCTGGATCAGCAGCCGCTGCCGGGCACCGCGCGGCTGTCGGTGTCGCTGCCGCGCACGGCGTCCGAGGTGACCCGGATCGTGGTGGCGGGCTCGGTCGAGGAGGGGGAACTGGCCGAGGTGCCGGGGCTGACGGTCAGCGTCGAGGACGCCGCGGGGCTGGTGGCGCGGGCCGATATCGCGGCCGCGACGGGCGTGCGGGCGATGGTGCTCGGCGAGTTCCATCGGCACGAGGATCGCTGGTGGTTTCGCGGCGGCGGCCCCGGAAAGCCCGGACTCACCGAACTTTTCGTCGTTTTCGGCGTCACGCCCGGCCGCTCCCTCTCACTGCAGCGGACCACCGTCGACGACCGGGTAGGCGAAATCTTCGCCGCCCCAACCGATCCCGATCGCCCCGATTGGCATCCGGACCCCGGCGGCGACGCGCTGCGCTGGTGGGACGGCTCGGCGTGGACCGAGGAGACCGCATCGCGGCGGCCCTCGGATCCGCGCGCCTGTACCCGGTGCGGGCGGCGACGCGGCTGGCGGGTCCTGGGCGCCCCGGCACCGTGCCGGGCCTGCGCCGCCGAGATCGAGGAGTACCTGCGCGGCTGGCGGGTCCGGGCCTGGCGGGTGCTGACCGGCACCGGCCCGCGCTCGCCGGACTGGGACGAGCTGTGGACGGCGCTGCGCTATCGACACATCCCGGCCGACACCGGCCGGGCGGCGCTTCGTGCTCCGGGCTCGGCCTGGCTGGAGCGGCTCACCGCGTTCGCCGAGGTGGACGGCGAGGTCACCGCCGATACCGTGGACGACTTCGAGACGGTCGCCGAGTCGCTGCGGCTCGCCGGCCCGATGGTCGACGAACTGCGCCGCCGGCTGCACCGCGGCCGCACCCTGTCGCGCTTGCGCTCGGGCGTGCTGCCGCACGTACGCGCGACCGACCTGCACCTGGACCCGGAGGAGCGCGTCCACGTCGACGTCGCCGCGATCCGGGTCCGGCAGCTGGCCCGCGGGCCCAAGACCACCGCGGGACGGCTGATCTGCTCGAACAAGAAGCTCCGGTTCGTCGGCCCGGAGGCGGGGGTGGAACTGCCGTGGTCGCGCATCGTGTCCGTCACCGCCGCGGGTGACACCGTCTCGATCTCGGCGACCGCCGCGCGCGGCGGGGCCGACTTCGAGGTCGACGACGCGGAGCTGGTGGCCGCCGCGATGGAGGGTGCGCTGCGGGTGGCCAAACGGCTCGCCCTCGCGCCCGGTCGCCGCGACCGCCGCTCCATCCCGCCGGAGATCAAAGCCGAGGTCTGGCGCCGCGACGGTGGTCGTTGCGGCGAGTGCGGCGCCACCCACTATCTCGAGTTCGATCACGTCATCCCGCTCAGCCGCGGTGGCGCGACGAGCGCGGCGAACCTGCAGATTCTGTGCCGCGCCTGCAATCGCGCCAAAGGCTCACGGATCTGA
- the pabB gene encoding aminodeoxychorismate synthase component I produces the protein MTVPPLRTLLVDNYDSFTYNLYQLIAEVNGLEPVVVRNDAAETPPLSGFDNIVISPGPGRPDVPRDFGISHRLIAEADLPLLGVCLGHQGIVLAAGGSVTTAPAARHGHPDRITHDGRDLFAGVPAEFIAVRYHSLCAARPTPDALEITATAPDGVVMGVRHRDRPQWGVQFHPESVASAHGATILRNFARLTRDHAARHRPGRRPVRVSGETARASVPRAESRDRVELRVLHDVVGRAVDGEAVFGALYSASAEAFWLDSAHVEPGLDRFSFLGDASGPLAEVVRYRVGDGCVEVASRAGRRVVAGTVLDYLSDGLRRRTARLPDVPFDFAGGYVGYLGYEVKADCGAAAAHHSPTPDAQWIFADRLIVVDHLAGRTHLIALADSDFLADQQHWLTETRALLGTLPDWAEPEPLPLPADEPEVAAGAGRGRERYLADIEEIRAQLRAGESYEVNLTDTVHVADDADGAAVYRLLRRCNPAPYAAFLRFGDVEVACSSPERFLKVNRTRMVESKPIKGTAPRGHTPAADENLRRALELDPKTRAENLMIVDLLRNDLGRVCEVGSVHVPELMTAETYATMHQLVSTVRGRLRPEVDVIDCLRACFPGGSMTGAPKLRTMEIIDGLETEARGVYSGTIGFLGLNGTADLNIVIRTAVRHGGQWRIGAGGAIVLDSDAQAEYHEMALKAAAALRAVAAARRPNPAVTTS, from the coding sequence GTGACCGTTCCGCCCCTGCGCACGCTGCTCGTCGACAACTACGACTCGTTCACCTACAACCTCTATCAACTCATCGCCGAGGTGAACGGCCTCGAACCGGTCGTGGTGCGCAACGACGCGGCCGAGACGCCCCCGCTGTCCGGCTTCGACAACATCGTGATCTCCCCGGGGCCGGGCCGCCCGGACGTGCCCCGCGATTTCGGCATCTCCCACCGCCTCATCGCCGAGGCCGACCTCCCGCTGCTCGGGGTGTGCCTGGGTCACCAGGGCATCGTGCTGGCGGCGGGCGGGTCGGTGACCACGGCCCCGGCCGCACGGCACGGCCACCCCGACCGGATCACCCACGACGGCCGGGACCTGTTCGCCGGGGTGCCCGCCGAATTCATCGCGGTGCGCTACCACTCGCTGTGCGCGGCGCGGCCGACGCCCGACGCCCTGGAGATCACCGCGACCGCCCCCGACGGCGTCGTCATGGGCGTGCGGCACCGCGACCGGCCGCAGTGGGGCGTGCAGTTCCACCCCGAATCCGTCGCCAGCGCGCACGGCGCCACGATCCTGCGCAATTTCGCCCGCCTTACCCGCGACCACGCCGCTCGCCACCGCCCCGGACGACGCCCCGTTCGGGTGTCGGGCGAGACGGCGCGCGCGAGCGTTCCGCGAGCGGAATCGCGAGATCGCGTGGAGTTGCGGGTGCTGCACGACGTGGTGGGGCGCGCGGTCGATGGTGAGGCGGTGTTCGGGGCGCTCTACTCGGCGTCGGCGGAGGCGTTCTGGCTCGACAGTGCCCATGTGGAGCCGGGGCTGGACCGATTCTCCTTCCTCGGGGACGCGTCCGGCCCGCTGGCCGAGGTGGTGCGGTACCGGGTGGGCGACGGGTGCGTGGAGGTGGCGTCGCGGGCGGGGCGGCGCGTGGTCGCCGGGACGGTGCTCGACTATCTCTCCGACGGCCTGCGCCGCCGAACGGCCCGATTGCCAGACGTTCCTTTCGATTTCGCGGGTGGGTACGTCGGCTATCTGGGTTACGAGGTGAAGGCCGACTGCGGGGCCGCCGCCGCGCACCACTCGCCCACTCCCGACGCGCAGTGGATCTTCGCCGACCGCCTGATCGTCGTCGATCACCTCGCGGGACGCACCCACCTGATCGCCCTCGCGGACTCGGATTTCCTTGCGGACCAGCAACATTGGCTCACCGAAACCCGCGCTCTGCTCGGCACGCTGCCCGACTGGGCCGAGCCCGAGCCGCTGCCGCTGCCCGCCGACGAGCCGGAGGTCGCCGCCGGAGCCGGGCGGGGCCGCGAGCGCTATCTGGCCGACATCGAGGAGATCCGGGCGCAGTTGCGCGCCGGGGAGAGCTACGAGGTCAACCTCACCGACACCGTGCACGTCGCCGACGACGCCGACGGCGCGGCAGTGTATCGCCTGCTGCGCCGCTGCAATCCGGCGCCCTACGCCGCCTTCCTGCGCTTCGGCGACGTCGAGGTCGCGTGCTCGTCGCCGGAACGATTCCTGAAGGTGAACCGCACCCGAATGGTGGAGAGCAAGCCGATCAAGGGCACCGCACCGCGCGGGCACACCCCGGCCGCGGACGAGAACCTGCGTCGCGCACTGGAATTGGATCCGAAGACCCGCGCCGAGAACCTGATGATCGTGGACCTGCTGCGCAACGATCTGGGCCGGGTCTGCGAGGTCGGCAGCGTGCATGTGCCCGAACTGATGACCGCCGAGACCTACGCGACCATGCACCAGCTGGTGTCGACGGTCCGCGGCCGATTGCGTCCGGAGGTGGACGTGATCGATTGTCTGCGTGCGTGTTTCCCCGGCGGATCGATGACCGGGGCGCCCAAGCTGCGCACCATGGAGATCATCGACGGGTTGGAAACCGAAGCGCGCGGGGTGTATTCGGGCACCATCGGCTTCCTCGGGCTGAACGGCACGGCCGATCTCAATATCGTCATCCGCACCGCGGTCCGGCACGGCGGGCAGTGGCGGATCGGGGCGGGCGGCGCCATCGTGCTGGACTCCGACGCCCAGGCGGAATACCACGAGATGGCGCTCAAGGCGGCCGCCGCGCTGCGGGCGGTCGCGGCGGCGCGGCGGCCGAACCCCGCCGTGACAACGTCCTGA
- a CDS encoding phosphotransferase family protein: MWGMSVVQPAEVDRDVVDFTIVGKWMDEQGLPGGEFEQVTALGGGTQNIMLSFARGGRDYVLRRGPKHLRPKSNEVIRREARLLGALTGTGVRAPEVIAACPDESVLGAVFYLMEPITGFNPQNELPALYAGDPEMRRQMGLSAVEAIARLGSLDYQALGLADYGKPDGFLERQVSRWLGELESYSANEGYPGPEIPGVEQVGDWLDRNRPTEWRPGILHGDCHLANIMFSYDGPEVAALVDWEMSTIGDPLLDLGWQIATRPEPGGTKGALIGKLGEVGGLPTPEEMIEHYGRFSDRDLSNVTWYTVLACFKLGIVLEGTHARAFAGKAPKQVGDFLHAITLELFDMARGLME, translated from the coding sequence ATGTGGGGCATGTCTGTGGTGCAACCGGCCGAAGTGGACCGTGACGTCGTCGACTTCACCATCGTCGGAAAATGGATGGACGAGCAGGGCCTGCCCGGCGGCGAGTTCGAGCAGGTGACGGCACTGGGCGGCGGCACCCAGAACATCATGCTGAGCTTCGCCCGCGGCGGGCGCGACTACGTGCTGCGCCGGGGTCCGAAACACTTGCGCCCCAAGAGCAATGAGGTGATCCGGCGGGAGGCCCGGCTGCTCGGGGCGCTGACCGGCACCGGGGTCCGCGCGCCCGAGGTGATCGCCGCGTGTCCCGACGAGTCGGTGCTCGGCGCGGTCTTCTATCTGATGGAACCGATCACCGGGTTCAATCCGCAGAACGAGCTGCCCGCGCTGTACGCCGGTGATCCGGAGATGCGGCGGCAGATGGGGCTGTCGGCGGTGGAGGCGATCGCGCGGCTCGGCTCGCTGGACTACCAGGCGCTCGGACTGGCCGACTACGGCAAACCGGACGGGTTCCTGGAGCGGCAGGTCTCACGCTGGCTGGGCGAACTCGAGTCCTACAGCGCCAACGAGGGCTACCCGGGACCGGAGATTCCGGGCGTGGAGCAGGTCGGCGACTGGCTCGACCGCAACCGGCCCACGGAGTGGCGACCCGGCATCCTGCACGGCGACTGCCACCTGGCGAACATCATGTTCTCCTACGATGGGCCCGAGGTCGCGGCGCTGGTGGACTGGGAGATGTCGACCATCGGCGACCCGCTGCTGGACCTGGGCTGGCAGATCGCCACCCGGCCGGAACCCGGCGGCACGAAGGGCGCGCTGATCGGCAAGCTGGGCGAGGTGGGCGGACTGCCGACGCCGGAGGAGATGATCGAGCACTACGGCCGGTTCTCCGATCGCGATCTGAGCAACGTCACCTGGTACACGGTGCTGGCCTGCTTCAAGCTCGGCATCGTCCTGGAGGGCACGCACGCCCGCGCCTTCGCGGGCAAGGCGCCCAAGCAGGTCGGCGATTTCCTGCACGCCATCACTCTCGAGCTGTTCGATATGGCGCGCGGCCTGATGGAGTGA
- a CDS encoding F0F1 ATP synthase subunit B, which yields MSPRTDVAAEGNFLIPNGTFFAELAIFLIVLGVIWFFVVPPIRKVLAERENRVSETAVNSKEAKETFAEAEARYQTALEKARAEAADIRNQARAEGRAILEEMRGEAQREADEIVAESAAQLRAQADQVAAELRQEVEPLAQSLAARVVDGDDRHAGTGSGHQTGRASS from the coding sequence ATGTCCCCGCGAACAGATGTGGCCGCCGAGGGGAATTTCCTCATCCCCAACGGTACCTTCTTCGCCGAGCTGGCGATCTTCCTGATCGTGCTCGGCGTCATCTGGTTCTTCGTCGTTCCGCCGATCCGGAAGGTGCTGGCGGAACGCGAGAACCGGGTCTCGGAGACCGCGGTCAACAGCAAGGAGGCGAAAGAGACCTTCGCCGAGGCCGAGGCCCGCTATCAGACCGCGCTCGAGAAGGCCCGCGCCGAGGCCGCCGACATCCGCAACCAGGCCCGCGCCGAAGGCCGGGCCATTCTGGAGGAGATGCGCGGCGAGGCGCAGCGGGAGGCCGACGAGATCGTCGCCGAATCCGCCGCGCAATTGCGCGCCCAGGCGGACCAGGTGGCCGCGGAACTTCGTCAGGAGGTCGAGCCCCTGGCTCAGTCGCTGGCCGCACGCGTGGTCGACGGCGATGATCGGCACGCCGGAACGGGTTCCGGCCATCAAACAGGACGGGCGTCGTCATGA
- a CDS encoding helix-turn-helix transcriptional regulator, which translates to MGDETITAPPRGGDPDRLRAAAAVAVLGGDATVQLSAALAGLDSGRIRSVLADFAEAGWVERERFAHPAIAARVLLDLPDEQRRELHGRAAELLHRSGFPCTVVAGHLLAAGDARSTWAARVLVASADRALANDEIDSAAEQLELAYRAGRRADSRAAIAGRLVSVEWRRSPSSRTRNFRRLEAALYTGRVPYADLPAAVLHMLWHGCHQQADQALARLARGPAGTLTFSPRVDFLCAWLRYTHPPHLERHHRLFADRVRIGAGSTADRESPHRQAADLLTALRVQHPPVDLAAAAQRLLACHHLGPTTVEALVAAVDCLIHTGRLDTADAWCASLLAEAAARHAPTWRSIFAALRADALLHRGNLPAAIEYATLAVDLVPPEHLGVWAGRPIAVLVRAFTAQGDHAEAAAQLRRPVPRAMLESRFALPYLRASGHHCLAAGRPAEALRHFRHCGTLMRQWGLDFAWLVPWRNDMAAAYLDLGERRRARALATVHLELIGGPERHPSGGVSLRLLAATGDAHHRVPLLRRAVTVARTGSDHLELATALGDLAHAHRSIGDADTAGPLLREAVRLAESCGSSALVRRLRGDRNPPAAPHPPLRAMPGRADALSPAERRVAELAALGKRNREIAELLEITTSTVEQHLTRVYRKLAVARRGELRFVLAIRETAESAAG; encoded by the coding sequence GTGGGGGACGAGACAATCACCGCGCCGCCGCGCGGCGGGGATCCGGACCGGCTGCGGGCCGCCGCGGCGGTAGCGGTGCTGGGCGGTGACGCCACCGTCCAGCTGTCGGCCGCGCTGGCCGGGCTGGATTCGGGCCGAATACGCAGCGTCCTAGCGGATTTCGCGGAGGCGGGCTGGGTCGAGCGGGAACGCTTCGCGCATCCGGCGATCGCCGCGCGCGTCCTGCTGGACCTCCCGGACGAGCAGCGCCGCGAACTGCACGGCCGGGCGGCGGAGCTCCTCCACCGCAGTGGATTTCCCTGCACGGTCGTCGCCGGGCACCTGCTGGCGGCCGGCGACGCCCGCAGCACCTGGGCCGCGCGGGTATTGGTGGCCTCCGCCGACCGGGCCCTGGCGAATGACGAAATCGACAGCGCGGCAGAGCAACTCGAATTGGCATACCGGGCCGGTCGACGCGCGGACAGTCGAGCCGCGATCGCCGGGCGGCTCGTCTCGGTCGAGTGGCGGCGCAGTCCCTCCAGCCGCACCCGCAATTTCCGGCGACTCGAGGCGGCGCTCTACACCGGCCGAGTACCCTACGCCGACCTGCCCGCTGCTGTGCTGCACATGCTCTGGCACGGCTGTCACCAGCAGGCCGACCAGGCGCTGGCTCGGCTGGCGCGCGGCCCGGCGGGCACGCTGACCTTCAGCCCGCGCGTCGATTTCCTGTGCGCGTGGCTGCGTTACACCCATCCGCCGCATCTCGAACGACATCACCGGCTGTTCGCGGACCGGGTCCGGATCGGCGCGGGCAGCACCGCCGATCGCGAATCGCCCCATCGGCAGGCCGCCGACCTGCTCACCGCCCTGCGGGTCCAGCACCCGCCCGTCGACCTCGCCGCTGCGGCCCAGCGCCTGCTGGCCTGCCACCACCTCGGCCCCACCACCGTGGAGGCGCTGGTCGCCGCCGTCGACTGCCTCATCCACACCGGCCGCCTCGACACCGCGGACGCCTGGTGCGCCTCGCTGCTCGCCGAGGCGGCGGCCCGGCACGCGCCGACCTGGCGCTCGATCTTCGCCGCCCTGCGCGCGGACGCGCTGCTGCATCGCGGGAATCTCCCCGCGGCCATCGAATACGCCACGCTGGCAGTGGATCTGGTGCCGCCGGAACATCTCGGGGTATGGGCGGGCCGCCCGATCGCGGTGCTGGTGCGCGCGTTCACCGCGCAGGGCGACCACGCCGAGGCCGCCGCCCAGCTGCGCCGCCCGGTGCCCCGCGCGATGCTGGAGTCGCGGTTCGCGCTGCCGTATCTGCGGGCCTCCGGTCACCATTGCCTGGCGGCCGGGCGCCCGGCGGAGGCGCTGCGGCACTTCCGTCACTGCGGCACCCTGATGCGGCAGTGGGGCCTGGATTTCGCCTGGCTGGTGCCCTGGCGCAACGACATGGCGGCGGCCTACCTCGACCTCGGCGAGCGACGCCGCGCCCGGGCGCTGGCGACCGTGCACCTGGAGTTGATCGGCGGGCCGGAGCGGCATCCCAGCGGCGGGGTATCGCTGCGGCTGCTCGCGGCCACCGGAGACGCGCACCACCGGGTACCGCTGCTGCGCCGCGCGGTGACCGTGGCTCGCACGGGTTCCGATCACCTCGAACTGGCCACGGCCCTCGGTGATCTCGCGCACGCTCACCGGTCGATCGGCGACGCCGACACGGCCGGGCCGCTGCTGCGGGAGGCCGTCCGGCTGGCCGAGTCGTGCGGTTCATCCGCACTGGTCCGGCGGCTGCGCGGCGACCGCAACCCGCCCGCCGCGCCGCACCCACCGTTGCGGGCGATGCCGGGCCGCGCCGACGCGCTGAGCCCCGCCGAGCGGCGAGTGGCCGAGCTGGCCGCGCTCGGCAAACGCAACCGGGAGATCGCCGAGCTGCTCGAGATCACCACCAGCACGGTGGAGCAGCACCTGACCCGGGTGTACCGCAAGCTCGCGGTCGCCCGGCGCGGGGAGTTGCGTTTCGTCCTGGCCATACGGGAAACAGCCGAATCGGCCGCCGGATAG
- a CDS encoding F0F1 ATP synthase subunit C has product MADPATATIIQGALIGGGLIMAGGAIGAGIGDGLAGSALINGVTRQPEAEGRLRGNFFLTVGLVEAAYFINLAFMALFVFATPGK; this is encoded by the coding sequence ATGGCAGATCCAGCAACCGCGACCATCATCCAGGGCGCTCTCATCGGTGGCGGTCTCATCATGGCCGGCGGCGCCATCGGTGCCGGAATCGGTGACGGTCTCGCGGGTTCGGCGTTGATCAACGGCGTCACCCGGCAGCCGGAGGCCGAGGGTCGGCTGCGCGGCAACTTCTTTCTGACCGTCGGTCTGGTCGAGGCCGCCTACTTCATCAACCTGGCCTTCATGGCGCTTTTCGTATTCGCTACTCCCGGTAAGTAA
- the atpB gene encoding F0F1 ATP synthase subunit A, translating to MTTPALLLAQEGESEPKIKVGHHAVAHAFGMEFNVDTIVSTCVAALIVIALAIALRIKLTSGVPNGVQLFFETVTVGMRNQVESAIGMKIAPFALPLAVTLFTFILLSNWLSVLPVQYGDGELIAPPASDVNFVYALALFVFAFYQGAGIARRGPLTHGKLLLKGHTGWGPMVFVNVIEEIAKPISLSLRLFGNMFAGGVMISVITLFPFWISWGPNAVWKLFDMFVGFIQAFIFSLLTVLYFSQSMALEHEDH from the coding sequence ATGACGACTCCCGCTCTACTGCTCGCCCAGGAAGGCGAGTCCGAACCGAAGATCAAAGTCGGCCACCACGCCGTGGCACACGCCTTCGGCATGGAATTCAATGTCGACACGATCGTGTCCACCTGCGTCGCCGCACTGATCGTCATCGCACTGGCGATCGCCCTGCGTATCAAACTGACCTCCGGCGTACCCAACGGCGTGCAACTGTTCTTCGAAACCGTCACGGTCGGCATGCGTAATCAGGTGGAGAGCGCCATCGGCATGAAGATCGCGCCCTTCGCGCTGCCGCTGGCGGTCACGCTGTTCACCTTCATTCTGCTGTCGAATTGGCTGTCGGTACTGCCGGTGCAGTACGGCGACGGTGAGCTGATCGCTCCCCCGGCCTCCGACGTCAATTTCGTCTACGCGCTGGCATTGTTCGTCTTCGCCTTCTATCAGGGCGCGGGTATCGCCCGGCGCGGGCCGCTCACCCACGGCAAGCTGCTGCTGAAGGGTCATACCGGCTGGGGCCCCATGGTTTTCGTGAACGTCATCGAGGAGATCGCGAAGCCGATTTCGCTCTCGCTGCGGCTGTTCGGCAACATGTTCGCCGGCGGCGTGATGATCTCGGTGATCACGCTGTTCCCCTTCTGGATCAGCTGGGGACCCAACGCCGTATGGAAACTGTTCGACATGTTCGTCGGATTTATCCAGGCGTTCATCTTCTCGCTGCTGACCGTCCTCTACTTCAGCCAATCCATGGCGTTGGAGCACGAGGACCACTGA
- a CDS encoding serine hydrolase domain-containing protein — protein MRALEQIREWPVRHAAAGVADPRGGIAVAGDGERVFALASVTKPLVAYAVLVAVEEGAIELDQPAGPPGSTVRHLLAHTSGLAFDTNVIMAEPGERRIYSSSGFECLAQFVTDQTGIDFAEYLHEAVFEPLEMKSSVLTGSAGHAARSSLHDMLRFAGELLRPALLSAQTLAEATEVQFPGRNGVLPGYGTQRPNDWGLGFEIRDHKTPHWTGAANSPRTYGHFGQSGTFLWVDPALGVACVALSDENFGDWARAVWPTFSDGVIDEITTSRDTAEK, from the coding sequence GTGCGAGCGCTGGAGCAGATTCGGGAGTGGCCGGTTCGGCATGCCGCCGCCGGGGTGGCGGACCCGCGGGGCGGCATCGCGGTGGCGGGCGACGGGGAGCGGGTGTTCGCGCTCGCCTCGGTGACCAAACCTCTTGTGGCATACGCCGTTCTGGTGGCCGTGGAAGAGGGCGCCATCGAACTGGACCAACCGGCCGGGCCGCCGGGGTCGACGGTGCGGCATCTGCTGGCGCACACCTCCGGGCTGGCCTTCGACACCAATGTGATCATGGCCGAGCCGGGGGAACGGCGCATCTACTCGAGTTCCGGATTCGAGTGCCTGGCCCAGTTCGTGACCGACCAGACCGGCATCGACTTCGCGGAGTACCTGCACGAGGCGGTATTCGAGCCGCTCGAAATGAAATCCTCGGTGCTCACCGGCTCGGCCGGACATGCGGCACGCTCCTCACTGCACGATATGCTGCGATTCGCCGGTGAGTTGCTGCGGCCCGCACTGCTTTCCGCGCAAACGCTGGCCGAGGCCACCGAGGTGCAATTCCCCGGCCGTAACGGGGTGCTGCCCGGGTACGGCACCCAACGCCCCAATGATTGGGGTCTGGGCTTCGAGATCCGCGACCACAAAACTCCGCATTGGACCGGCGCCGCCAACTCGCCGCGCACCTACGGACACTTCGGGCAGTCCGGCACCTTCCTGTGGGTGGACCCGGCCCTCGGGGTGGCGTGCGTGGCGCTCAGCGACGAGAACTTCGGCGACTGGGCCCGCGCGGTGTGGCCGACGTTCAGCGACGGGGTGATCGACGAAATCACGACGTCACGCGACACGGCCGAAAAGTAA